Proteins encoded by one window of Cloeon dipterum chromosome 4, ieCloDipt1.1, whole genome shotgun sequence:
- the LOC135941721 gene encoding cyclin-dependent kinase 9-like: MASTGASSSGRPSGSSSSSGSSSSTDPLIASGLLCQMKDREKYIETFNFPYCDDVVKYEKVAKIGQGTFGEVFKARDRKNMKKFVALKKVLMENEKEGFPITALRELKILQLLKHENVVNLIEICRTRPSQHNKYKSTFYLVFDFCEHDLAGLLSNVNVKFSLGEIKKVMQQLLNGLYYIHSNKILHRDMKAANVLITKNGILKLADFGLARAFSVSKTGQQNRYTNRVVTLWYRPPELLLGDRNYGPPVDLWGAGCIMAEMWTRSPIMQGNTEIQQLTLICQLCGSITTDVWPGVESLELFNKVELPRGQKRKVKERLKPYVKDPYACDLLDRLLMLDPKKRADSDAALNHDFFWTDPMPTDLSKMLAQHTQSMFEYLAPPRRPGHMRAAHSQQMAQAKPSSTLDGGFQDRVF; this comes from the exons ATGGCATCTACTGGTGCTAGTAGCAGTGGACGCCCGTCCGGCTCCTCCAGTTCCTCAGGCTCTTCCAGCAGCACTGACCCACTTATAGCGTCAGGATTGCTCTGTCAAATGAAGGACAGAGAAAAATACATAGAGACATTCAATTTCCCTTATTGTGATGACGTGGTGAAATACGAAAAGGTCGCCAAAATCGGACAGGGGACCTTTGG tGAGGTCTTTAAGGCAAGAGACAGGAAAAACATGAAGAAATTTGTGGCTCTAAAAAAGGTGCTGATGGAGAATGAGAAAGAAGGA TTCCCAATCACGGCCTTGAGAGAGCTGAAAATCCTGCAACTCCTCAAGCATGAGAATGTTGTGAATCTCATCGAGATATGCCGCACAAGAC CATCTCAACACAACAAATACAAATCCACTTTCTACTTGGTTTTTGACTTTTGCGAGCATGACCTTGCTGGTCTTCTCTCAAATGTCAACGTCAAATTTAGCTTgggcgaaataaaaaaggtgatGCAACAGTTGTTGAATGGACTTTATTACATCCACAGCAACAAG ATACTTCACAGAGATATGAAGGCTGCAAATGTTCTTATAACCAAAAATGGCATTCTCAAATTGGCTGATTTTGGATTGGCTAGAGCGTTCAGTGTCTCTAAAACTGGGCAGCAAAACAG ATACACAAATCGTGTAGTGACCTTATGGTATCGCCCGCCTGAACTGCTTCTCGGAGACCGAAATTACGGTCCTCCTGTGGACCTGTGGGGAGCTGGATGCATAATGGCTGAAATGTGGACTAGGAGCCCCATAATGCAG GGGAATACTGAAATACAGCAGCTCACTCTCATCTGCCAGCTCTGTGGCTCCATCACAACTGATGTTTGGCCTGGCGTTGAGTCGCTAGAATTGTTTAACAAAGTCGAGTTGCCGCGTGGCCAAAAGCGCAAGGTCAAAGAACGCTTGAAGCCGTACGTGAAGGACCCTTACGCATGTGACCTACTGGACAGGCTGTTGATGCTGGACCCAAAGAAGCGAGCCGACAGCGACGCTGCTTTGAATCACGATTTCTTCTGGACAGATCCAATGCCAACTGACTTGTCTAAAATGCTAGCTCAGCACACACAGAGCATGTTTGAATATCTCGCGCCCCCTCGCAGACCAGGGCACATGCGGGCTGCCCATTCGCAGCAAATGGCTCAGGCAAAACCTTCAAGCACCCTCGATGGTGGCTTCCAAGATAGAGTATTTTGA
- the Prp19 gene encoding pre-mRNA-processing factor 19 yields the protein MALFCAISNEVPEHPVVSPVSGSIFERRLIEKYIIENGIDPINGKELTEDMLIDIKSTQVVKPKPPSATSIPAILKSLQDEWDAVMLHSFTLRQQLQTARQELSHALYQHDAACRVIARLTKEVSAARDALATLKPQTGMAPAPVGVQQQVYAAEASGAAAQPQEQAGMTPEVIQKLLDKAQVLTQDRKRRGKVVPEDLATPENIRAFRTLASHPGIHSASMPGILALDIHSGDSAKILTGGNDKCAAVFNKDTEQVVAILKGHTKKVTRVIYHFDEDTVLTASPDTTIRVWNVPTSQTIQLLRIHDGPVTGLSLHPTGDYVLSTSIDQHWAFSDIRSGQLLTKVTDDGSEGAGLTTAQFHPDGLIFGTGTTTSQVKIWDVKEQSNVANFSGHAGPITAISFSENGYYLATAAEDACVKLWDLRKLKNFKTIQLEDGYEIKDLCFDQSGTYLAIAGTDIRVYLCKQWQDLKVFNDHTAMATGVRFGTNAQYIASTSMDRTLKLYGM from the exons ATGGCGCTCTTCTGTGCAA TTTCCAACGAGGTGCCTGAACATCCCGTGGTCTCGCCGGTGTCAGGGTCCATTTTCGAGCGGCGGCTTAtcgaaaaatacataattgaaAATGGAATTGATCCAATCAATGGAAAGGAGCTCACAGAGGACATGCTCATCGACATAAAAt CCACACAAGTAGTTAAGCCGAAACCACCGTCGGCCACAAGCATTCCGGCCATCCTGAAATCACTGCAGGACGAGTGGGACGCGGTCATGCTGCACAGCTTCACACTGAGACAACAGCTTCAGACGGCAAGACAGGAGTTGAG TCACGCATTGTATCAACACGATGCGGCGTGCCGAGTGATCGCCCGACTCACGAAGGAAGTGTCTGCCGCCAGAGACGCTTTGGCAACACTGAAGCCCCAAACAGGAATGGCTCCTGCCCCTGTTGGAGTGCAGCAACAG GTTTACGCCGCCGAAGCGTCTGGTGCAGCGGCACAGCCGCAAGAGCAAGCGGGCATGACGCCAGAGGTCATTCAAAAGCTGCTGGACAAGGCTCAGGTTCTGACGCAGGACCGCAAGCGACGCGGCAAGGTTGTTCCAGAAGACCTGGCCACGCCTGAAAACATCAGGGCATTCAGGACCCTGGCTTCTCATCCA ggTATTCACAGCGCCAGCATGCCAGGCATCTTGGCCCTGGACATCCACAGCGGAGACTCGGCTAAAATCCTCACTGGCGGCAATGACAAATGCGCCGCTGTCTTCAACAAGGACACTGAGCAGGTGGTTGCAATCCTCAAAGGACACACCAAGAAGGTCACTAGAGTCATCTATCACTTTGATGAG GACACGGTTCTTACTGCTTCTCCCGATACGACAATTCGTGTGTGGAACGTGCCAACGTCTCAAACAATCCAACTCCTGCGCATCCACGACGGTCCCGTGACTGGACTATCGCTTCACCCGACTGGCGACTACGTGCTTTCGACCTCAATTGATCAGCACTGGGCCTTCTCTGACATTCGCTCTGGACAACTATTGACAAAG GTGACTGATGACGGCTCAGAAGGCGCAGGATTGACGACAGCCCAGTTCCACCCTGACGGTCTGATTTTCGGCACGGGCACCACAACATCGCAGGTGAAGATCTGGGACGTGAAAGAGCAGTCAAATGTGGCAAACTTCTCTGGCCACGCAGGCCCCATCACGGCCATCTCGTTCTCTGAAAACGGCTATTACCTTGCCACGGCTGCTGAGGACGCGTGCGTCAAGCTTTGGGATTTGCGCAAGCTGAAGAATTTCAAGACAATCCAGCTGGAGGATGGCTATGAAATCAAGGATCTGTGCTTCGACCAAAGTGGAACTTATTTGGCCATCGCCGGAACAGATATAag GGTGTACCTCTGCAAGCAGTGGCAAGATTTGAAAGTGTTCAATGATCACACAGCAATGGCGACAGGCGTGCGATTTGGCACAAATGCGCAGTATATCGCCTCCACATCCATGGACCGCACACTTAAATTGTATGGAATGTAA
- the Mat1 gene encoding CDK-activating kinase assembly factor MAT1, translating to MDEQACPRCKTTKYRNPSLKLMVNVCGHALCDSCVDLLFLKGSGSCPDCGVPLRRSNFRVQIFEDPFVEKEMDIRRRVMRDYNLKEEDFANLQDYNNYLEEVERIVYNLTNNIEIVSTNQSIDRFKRENKDLIAKNRIRSGREEIILEELLEEEKILVESRKRAIAHEEMLEKKKKMRSKEALIDELMFSEQSAASIVETFKKRKLEEQEEMERHREPSPPPLVAATQFSTGIKFSQRIPKDGFLPVPKEDDTPLFKYEPLVLTRNGPSAPTWEEVTEKKYINHVRESSVVERAGGYLPQLACLRALEEAFDGLRTVAVARWTGQVA from the exons ATGGACGAGCAGGCTTGCCCTCGATGCAAAACGACGAAGTACCGCAACCCATCCCTGAAGTTGATGGTCAATGTGTGCGGACATGCCCTGTGCGACAGCTGCGTGGACCTGCTGTTCTTGAAGGGCTCAGGGTCGTGCCCAGACTGCGGCGTGCCGTTGCGGCGCAGCAACTTCAGGGTGCAGATCTTCGAGGACCCTTTCGTGGAAAAAGAGATGGACATCAGGCGGCGCGTGATGAGGGACTACAACCTCAAAGAGGAGGACTTTGCGAACCTGCAGGACTACAATAATTACTTGGAGGAGGTGGAGAGGATCGTGTACAACCTGACAAACAACATCGAAATCGTCAGCACCAACCAGAGCATCGACAGGTTCAAGCGTGAGAACAAGGACCTGATCGCCAAGAACCGCATCAGGTCCGGCCGCGAGGAGATCATCCTGGAGGAGCTGTTAGAAGAGGAGAAGATACTGGTGGAGAGCCGCAagag ggCCATCGCACATGAAGAGATGCtggagaaaaagaagaaaatgcgTTCAAAAGAGGCGCTGATCGACGAGCTCATGTTTTCCGAGCAGAGCGCAGCCAGCATCGTCGAGACGTTCAAGAAGCGCAAACTGGAGGAGCAGGAGGAGATGGAGCGGCATCGAGAGCCATCGCCGCCGCCCCTGGTGGCCGCCACGCAGTTCTCCACGGGCATCAAGTTCAGCCAGCGCATTCCCAAGGACGGTTTCCTGCCAGTGCCTAAGGAAGACGACACACCGCTCTTCAAGTACGAACCGCTTGTGTTGACGAGGAATGGACCATCAGCGCCCACTTGGGAGGAGGTCACGGAGAAGAAGTACATCAACCACGTCAGGGAGTCCTCAGTGGTGGAGAGGGCCGGCGGCTACCTGCCGCAGCTCGCGTGTCTCAGGGCGCTTGAGGAGGCCTTTGATGGACTTAGAACTGTGGCTGTTGCCAGATGGACAGGCCAAGTTGCGTGA
- the MED7 gene encoding mediator of RNA polymerase II transcription subunit 7, whose protein sequence is MANAEPTNVSSAFPLPPTNYYSLHTDENIRRGRVLRPPNPVADSYAMFGTTYQMDDSIIRPLESQGIRRLYPQNCDRRRELRKLNHSLLVNFLDLLDLLVQCPESPRRAEKVDDLSLLFIHIHHLLNEFRPHQARETLRVMMELQKRQRIETADRFQKHLEKVMEILDQALQMLPENEDLDSKLLVPIDEMENMDVTSGDDSKNEACSPLDRMMCDIVDAM, encoded by the exons ATGGCGAACGCTGAGCCCACCAACGTAAGTTCGGCGTTCCCATTGCCACCGACGAATTACTACAGCCTCCACACCGATGAAAATATCCGGCGAGGACGCGTTTTGAGACCGCCGAATCCTGTGGCTGATTCCTACGCGATGTTCGGCACGACGTACCAAATGGACGACTCGATTATCAGACCTTTGGAGAGCCAG GGCATTCGCCGATTGTACCCTCAAAACTGTGACAGGAGACGAGAGCTTAGGAAGCTGAACCACTCGCTCCTGGTAAATTTCTTGGACCTGCTCGACCTTCTGGTGCAGTGTCCTGAGTCGCCGAGGCGGGCGGAGAAGGTCGACGACCTCAGCCTACTCTTCATCCACATCCACCACTTGCTGAACGAATTCCGACCGCACCAGGCCAGGGAAACCCTGAGGGTGATGATGGAATTGCAGAAAAGGCAGCGGATCGAAACAGCTGACAGATTTCAGAAGCACTTGGAAAAG GTCATGGAAATTCTGGACCAAGCTCTGCAAATGTTGCCTGAAAATGAGGATTTGGACTCAAAGTTACTCGTGCCCATCgatgaaatggaaaatatggACGTCACAAGTGGTGACGATTCGAAAAACGAGGCTTGCAGCCCACTGGACAGAATGATGTGTGACATAGTGGATGCAATGTGA
- the cass gene encoding apoptosis inhibitor 5: MSQSNIDKIYEIYAVLSGAGDKISEHEAEYLLLLEAVKGSDKEKRLAAQFIAKFFKSFPSLLEKSIESQFDLCEDEDSMIRKYAVRDLPNYCKDNKEYTRKVADILTQLLQIDDPSELSVVQSSLNALFKIDAKGTFGGIFNQILAGEEIVRERSIKFLATRYKTLGPNLITKEVEEYVIAEVKKVLQDVTADEFKLLMDVLSETRLGKTVSGHHELVDLVVEQAELDQPFGATEPENVLRLIACTQHALPYFSSQVEPTKFVTFMCEDVLPVLASVPKTLQTPDSDAHLELLKLTAELCKHCSSVESPESKLNHVFTLLLEYMPLPAEGDAEKLATEDPLLEFSYVECLLYILHRFGKHHPDFLANNPERMKDFRIRLQYFARATQGYMKKLKEMLNGKTQSQLKDDDNLIKTVALKTTTNILALIKDLFHTPPIYKSSIVLSWTAVSQKKDDGGLKRHAPITFEGNGAKMARKSDDQARYQPPSGKYSERISSYSAPRGGYRGGRRGNFRGRNRTWRNTY, translated from the exons ATGTCGCAGAGCAACATCGATAAGATTTACGAAATCTACGCCGTTCTGTCAGGTGCGGGAGACAAAATATCCGAG CACGAGGCCGAATACCTCTTGCTTTTGGAGGCAGTCAAGGGATCCGACAAGGAAAAACGGCTTGCGGCGCAGTTCATCgcaaagtttttcaaaagcTTTCCGTCCCTTCTAGAGAAGTCCATCGAGAGCCAGTTTGATCTCTGTGAGGATGAAGATTCAATG ATAAGGAAATATGCAGTGAGGGATCTGCCCAACTACTGCAAGGACAACAAAGAGTACACAAGGAAGGTTGCAGACATTTTGACCCAGCTGCTGCAGATTGATGATCCTTCAGAGCTATCCGTCGTGCAGAGCTCGCTGAATGCTCTGTTTAAGATCGACGCCAAAG GCACTTTTGGCGGCATTTTCAACCAAATCCTTGCTGGAGAAGAGATTGTTCGCGAGAGAAGCATCAAATTCCTCGCAACTCGGTATAAAACCCTGGGTCCAAATTTAATAACCAAAGAAGTGGAGGAATACGTCATAGCTGAAGTCAAGAAGGTTTTGCAG GACGTGACTGCTGATGAGTTCAAACTGCTGATGGACGTTTTGAGCGAGACCCGCCTGGGAAAAACCGTGTCCGGACACCATGAGTTGGTTGATCTGGTCGTGGAGCAGGCAGAGCTTGACCAGCCGTTCGGGGCCACTGAGCCTGAAAACGTTCTCCGACTGATTGCCTGCACGCAACATGCACTCCCTTACTTCTCT TCTCAAGTGGAGCCAACCAAGTTTGTGACTTTCATGTGCGAGGACGTGCTGCCTGTTTTGGCGTCGGTGCCAAAAACCCTGCAGACTCCTGACTCTGACGCTCACCTGGAGCTTCTCAAGTTGACAGCAGAGCTGTGCAAGCACTGCTCCAGCGTGGAGTCGCCCGAGAGCAAACTCAACCACGTATTCACCCTCTTGCTG gagTACATGCCGCTGCCAGCTGAAGGCGATGCTGAGAAACTGGCCACTGAGGACCCACTCCTGGAATTCTCCTATGTGGAGTGTCTACTCTACATTCTGCACCGTTTCGGAAAGCACCACCCAGACTTTTTAGCCAACAACCCGGAAAGGATGAAGGATTTCCGCATTAG GCTTCAGTACTTTGCCCGCGCCACTCAAGGCTACATGAAGAAGCTGAAGGAGATGCTGAACGGCAAAACACAAAGCCAATTGAAGGACGACGATAACCTGATCAAGACGGTGGCGCTGAAGACGACGACCAACATTCTGGCGCTGATCAAGGATCTTTTCCACACTCCTCCCATCTACAAGAGCAGTATTGTCCTGTCGTGGACTGCCGTGTCGCAGAAAAAGGATGACGGTGGCCTCAAGAGACACGCCCCCATCACCTTCGAGGGCAACGGCGCCAAGATGGCGAGGAAAAGCGACGACCAGGCCCGTTACCAGCCACCCAGTGGAAAGTACAGCGAGCGCATCTCCTCTTACAGTG CTCCTCGTGGCGGATACAGAGGCGGCAGACGGGGTAACTTCCGCGGCAGAAACCGCACCTGGCGCAACACTTACTAA
- the RpL10Ab gene encoding large ribosomal subunit protein uL1, giving the protein MSSKVSRETLYEGVEALLKHSEEKKKNFLETVELQIGLKNYDPQKDKRFSGTVKLKHIPRPKMSVCILGDQQHCDEAKANEVPFMDAEALKKLNKNKKAVKKLAKKYDAFLASESLIKQIPRLLGPGLNKAGKFPGLLTHQESMMMKIDEVKATIKFQMKKVLCLSVAVGNVGMSADDLAQNVHLSINFLVSLLKKHWQNVRSLHIKSTMGPPQRLY; this is encoded by the exons ATGTC GTCCAAAGTATCCAGGGAGACCCTTTACGAGGGCGTGGAGGCTCTGCTGAAGCACTccgaagaaaagaaaaagaactTCTTGGAAACGGTCGAGCTGCAGATCGGCCTGAAGAATTACGATCCCCAGAAGGACAAGCGTTTCAGCGGCACTGTGAA gctCAAACACATTCCTCGTCCCAAGATGAGCGTTTGCATCCTTGGTGACCAGCAGCACTGCGACGAGGCTAAGGCCAACGAGGTGCCTTTCATGGACGCCGAGGCTTTGAAGAAGCTTAACAAGAACAAGAAGGCTGTTAAGAAATTGG CCAAGAAGTACGACGCTTTCCTCGCGTCCGAGTCTCTCATCAAGCAGATCCCACGTCTGCTGGGTCCTGGTCTGAATAAGGCTGGTAAATTCCCTGGTCTCCTCACTCACCAGGAGTCCATGATGATGAAGATCGACGAAGTCAAGGCCACCATCAAGTTCCAGATGAAGAAGGTCTTGTGTTTGTCCGTGGCTGTCGGCAACGTCGGCATGAGCGCTGACGATCTTGCTCAGAATGTGCATCTGAGCATCAATTTCTTGGTGTCTCTTCTGAAGAAGCACTGGCAGAATGTGCGTTCTCTGCACATCAAGAGTACCATGGGACCACCCCAGAGATTGTACTAA